From Campylobacter pinnipediorum subsp. caledonicus:
AGCATGTGGTTTAATTCGAAGATACGCGAAGAACCTTACCCGGACTTGATATCTAACAAATCATCCAGAGATGGAAGAGTGTCTGCTTGCAGAAATGTTAAGACAGGTGCTGCACGGCTGTCGTCAGCTCGTGTCGTGAGATGTTGGGTTAAGTCCCGCAACGAGCGCAACCCACGTCATTAGTTGCTAACGCTTAGGGCGAGCACTCTAATGAGACTGCCTTCGTAAGGAGGAGGAAGGTGTGGACGACGTCAAGTCATCATGGCCCTTATGTCCGGGGCGACACACGTGCTACAATGGCATATACAATGAGAAGCAATATCGCGAGATGGAGCAAATCTATAAAATATGTCCCAGTTCGGATTGGAGTCTGCAACTCGACTCCATGAAGCCGGAATCGCTAGTAATCGTAGATCAGCCATGCTACGGTGAATACGTTCCCGGGTCTTGTACTCACCGCCCGTCACACCATGGGAGTTGATTTCACTCGAAGTCGGAATGCTAAACTAGCTACCGCCCACAGTGGAATCAGCGACTGGGGTGAAGTCGTAACAAGGTAACCGTAGGAGAACCTGCGGTTGGATCACCTCCTTTCTAGAGTACAATGTATATTCTCTCACAAGATATACATCAAAGGAAAATATCTCAATCAATCCTTGTTTAGTTTTGAAAGATTGACAGCTAATAATTAAATATATTTTATTTCTATTAGTATTTAGAAATTAATATTGGGGAATTAGCTCAGCTGGGAGAGCGCCTGCTTTGCACGCAGGAGGTCAGCGGTTCGATCCCGCTATTCTCCACCATTTAAGGGCCTATAGCTCAGCTGGTTAGAGTGCACCCCTGATAAGGGTGAGGTCACAAGTTCAAGTCTTGTTAGGCCCACCATTAATATAGTTTAACAAAATACTCTTTTTAATTATTCTATATACTTTTTATCATTGTTTCTTGTATTAATATTTTATGTCTATACTTTTGTATGCTATATATGTTTAAAATAAAAAACAATTCTTTTTTATAAAAAATAACTTGATATGTTATGTTTCTTAATTGCCTTTGTAAAAAATAAAATTTTTATCTGAATGGGTTTAATTAAATATATAAATGATTGTATTGTATAAGTCTTGTTAGCTAGTTGTTTAATGAAAAAGATTAAAAATTATAAAGGATATTAGTGAATAAAATTTTAAAGTTAATTGTTGTTGTCTTTATATGTATTCAAAGTATTCAAGCTATTGAGCTAATGAAGCTTGGTGTATACAAAGATCAAAACATAACCGGATGGTATGCTAGCGAAAAGCTTGATGGTATAAGGGCATATTGGGATGGTAAAAATTTACTAAGTAGACAAGGTAAAGTCATAAAAGCACCAAAGTATTTTTTAAAAACTCTTCCGGATTTTGCTTTAGATGGAGAGCTATATACTAAAAGAAATGAATTTGAAAAAATACAAACCATAGTTATGGATCAGATACCAAATGAAAAAGAATGGAAAAATATAACTTATTATATATTTGATGCACCTAATGCAAATGGTGGATTGATTGAGCGTTTGAAAGTAGTTCAAGATTATATAGATAAAAATTCCAACAACAATGATATAAAAAACCACATAAAGCTTATACCCCAAAAACTTATAACAAGCAAGAAAGAATTAGATAGCTTTTTAGATGAAATTGTAAGTAGTGAAGGTGAAGGTGTTGTTATTCGTGAACCAAATTCTGTTTATATAAAATCAAGAAGCAATCTAAATTTAAAATACAAACGCTTTATTGATTCAGAGTGCAAAGTTATATCTATAAATAAAGGTAGTGGCAAATATAAAGACTTAATGGGTTCTATAACATGTGAGTTATCAAATAAAATTAGATTTAAAATAGGATCTGGTTTTAGTGATTATATTCGTAAAAATCCACCAAAGATTGGGAGTATTATTACTTTCAAATATCAAAATTTAACCAAAAACGGCATACCACGCTTTGCTACTTTTTTAAGGGTTAGAAAAGATTGAGTTTCTAAACCCTCTGCTTTTATCTAAGTAACGTAAAACCTATGCCTATTTTATTTGTGCTATGGTTATAATCTATTAAACTTTCACTATATCCGTTAAAGTATTGTAAGTATCCTAAAATTCCACCAAAGAGTGGAAATATCAGACTGGCTTGAACTGCTCCTTTGTTGTCTTTTATGCGAAAGTTATTGCGCAATAGTAGTTCAAATGATATATTTTTTGTAGTATATCTTGCTTGTATATCACCATAACCCAAATAACGATAAATATCTTTATTATCGCTTAAATCTCCTATGTGATACCAAACTCGTGGAGTTATGGATAGATTGCTAAAATTTAATTTAGAGCTAGCATATACCCTGTTCCAGCTTCTGCTTTTATCTTTACCTAGTCCATTTGATTCATGTAAAACACCTATATCAAAGCTATTTATCCGTTCATTGTTTGTATATAGGCGCATAAAAACTTCTGGTCTATAATTTGTTTCTCTAAAAGGCGAACTATGCTTTCCTGTTTGCCACCATGATGTTTGAGAGTATGCCATATAAAGATTAGCCCATTTCGGTAATAGTGAAATTTCTATCGGTTTTTTGATACTTATGTTAAATTTGGTTTCAAATTTTTGTCTATCGTTGTTAGGCACACTAGAAGCATAGGTGCCTAAAAGCAAATAGTTTAATTCATGAAAACTTATACTGCTTCCTGCAAAAAGTTCTCTAAAAAGTGCTTCATCTTTTGCTTTTGAATTGTTTATGGTGTCTGATTTAATGTATTCTTCTGAGCGTGAATCTTTTTTTATATTTTTAGCGGCCAGGCTTTTATAAATACTCATTGCACCCTTTATATCGCCTGCTTTTTCTAGTTCATTCGCAAGTTTAAATTTACTAGAATCATTCGCAAATAAATAAAACGAAAAAACAAATAATATAAATAATGATTTATTCATATCTTAAAGCCTTTTTTAGATCATCAGGATTATTTAGGTTTATCCCTTCATCATCACCAGAAAGCTCGACCCTAACTACATCACAAATTTTTAAAAGCTCTTTTATTTTATGCTTTCCATCTTTAGCTAATTTTTTTGCTTTATCTGCTACGCTAGGAGAAAAATAACCACAAAGTACATGATCTATTTCTGCTTCACAAGCGATTACAATTTCAAAATCATCTTTTAGTTTAGACATATCTTTGATGCTCTCAGGTTTTAAAAAAGGCATGTCAACAGGCTGTATAAAAACCGGTTCATTAAAATGATGAAGTATGCTAGCAAGTGCAATCATAGGCGAGCTTTCATTGCTTTCATCGGCTATAAATTTGATGCTTTGATTAAGTTCGGCATTGTTAAATTTATTGGTTTTAGTGCTTATATAAACTTCTTTAAAAATGTTTGATAACTTATCTGTTACATATGCAGATAGACTTGCTTTGTCTTTAAAAGGCATTAATGCTTTATCTACTCCCATCCTGCTGCTTTTACCACCAGCCAATACTACACAAGATTGCTGTTGTTTCATTAATAAAAATCCATCACAACCATTATCTCCACAACTATGTCCCATTTGAATCCTTCGTTAATTTTTTATTTTTATTTTATCCATTATTGACTTTTTGTCGCCTTATGATATCTTAAAATATAAAAAATTTAAATATACAATAGTAGCTAAAATTAATCAATAACTATATTTATAGATAACGTATTTTTATTTACCACTACACACACCTCTCCAAATTCCAACAAACTAAAATATTTTTATTTTTTTTTACAATATTAAGCTCATATTAAGCATTGCTCTTATATAATTCCAGCTCACGATTTGAGAAACGGAGTTTATCTCCTTGAGAATATAAGTCAATATTTTATTTTTAAACAAATCGTTGTTCTTTTAATTACAATTGTTAAGAGTCACAAGCAAGTTTTAATAAAAACAATTTTACAGGACTTGTTAAAGATTTAAATATCTAATCTCTTGTATATAAATACAGAAGTTTAACATCACAAGATATTATAGAGTTAAAACTTATCTATATTATCTGTTAATGCTTTCCGTCTTGGGGATTATGTGTTTAGATTTAGTAACTACATATATTTATGTATAACAGTTACCTTTAACAAGGAAGTGATGCGAATTAGAATATAACAAAAAATATACTAACAACTTATTATGTATTAATAGGTAAAAAAAGGTAAGCTACTAAGAGTAAATGGTGGATGCCTTGGCTAGTAGAGGCGATGAAGGACGTGCCAGGCTGCGATAAGACTCGGGGAGCCGTCAAGGGGCTTTGATCCGGGTATTTCCGAATGGGGCAACCCAACTGATAGCGATGTCAGTTACCATATAATGGAGCAAACGTTGGGAATTGAAACATCTTAGTACCAACAGGAAGAGAAATCAAAAGAGATTACGCTAGTAGCGGCGAGCGAACGCGTAAGAGGGCAAACCACTAGTTTACTAGTGGGGTTGTAGGACTGCAACATAGACTAAACAAAGCTAATAGAATAACCTGGAAAGGTTAAGCGTAGAGGGTGATACTCCCGTATATGAAAGCAATGTTTTACTTAGCAGTATCCTGAGTAGGGCGGAACACGTGATATTCTGTCTGAAGCTGGGTAGACCACTATCCAACCCTAAATACTACTACTAGACCGATAGCGAACAAGTACCGTGAGGGAAAGGTGAAAAGAACTGAGGTGATCAGAGTGAAATAGAACCTGAAACCATTTACTTACAATCATTCAGAGCCCTATGATTTATCAGGGTGATGGACTGCCTTTTGCATAATGAGCCTGCGAGTTGTGATGTCTGGCGAGGTTAAGGAAACCCGGAGCCGTAGCGAAAGCGAGTCTTAATAGGGCGATTAGTCAGATGTTGCAGACCCGAAACGATGTGATCTATCCATGAGCAGGTTGAAACTGGTGTAAGAGCCAGTGGAGGACCGAACCCGCTAGCGTTGAAAAGCTATGGGATGACTTGTGGATAGGGGTGAAAGGCCAATCAAACATCGTGATAGCTGGTTCTCTCCGAAATATATTTAGGTATAGCGTTGTGTCGTAACACTAGGGGGTAGAGCACTGAATGGGCTAGGGCATACACCAATGTACCAAACCCTATCAAACTCCGAATACCTAGTGTGTAATCACAGCAGTCAGGCGGCGAGTGATAAAATCCGTCGTCGAGAGGGGAACAACCCAGACTAACAGCTAAGGTCCCTAAATCTCATTTAAGTGGAAAACGATGTGAAGTTACTGTAACAACCAGGAGGTTGGCTTAGAAGCAGCCATCCTTTAAAGAAAGCGTAATAGCTCACTGGTCTAGTGATTTTGCGCGGAAAATATAACGGGGCTAAAATGAGTACCGAAGCTTTAGACTTAGTTTTACTAAGTGGTAGGAGAGCGTTCTATTCAGCGTTGAAGGTGTACCGGTAAGGAGCGCTGGAGCGGATAGAAGTGAGCATGCAGGCATGAGTAGCGATAATTGGGGTGAGAATCCCCAACGCCGTAAACCCAAGGTTTCCTACGCGATGCTCGTCATCGTAGGGTTAGCCGGGTCCTAAGCAAAGTCCGAAAGGGGTATGCGATGGAAAATTGGTTAATATTCCAATGCCAACATTATTGTGCGATGGAAGGACGCTTAGAGTTAAAGGAGCCAGCGGATGGAAGTGCTGGTCGAAAGGTGTAGGTTAAGATCTAGGAAAATCCGGATCTTTTTAAGCCGAGACCCCACAGGCAGACAACATTCTTCGGAATCGAGTCTGAATCCTTGATACTGTCGAGCCAAGAAAAGTTTCTAAGTTTAGATAATGTTGCCCGTACCGTAAACCGACACAGGTGGGTGGGATGAGTATTCTAAGGCGCGTGGAAGAACTCTCTTCAAGGAACTCTGCAAAATAGCACCGTATCTTCGGTATAAGGTGTGCCTAACTTTGTTAAGGATTTACTCCGTAAGCATTGAAGGTTACAACAAAGAGTCCCTCCCGACTGTTTACCAAAAACACAGCACTCTGCTAACTCGTAAGAGGATGTATAGGGTGTGACGCCTGCCCGGTGCTCGAAGGTTAATTGATGATGTTAGCTCTGCGAAGCATTTGATCGAAGCCCGAGTAAACGGCGGCCGTAACTATAACGGTCCTAAGGTAGCGAAATTCCTTGTCGGTTAAATACCGACCTGCATGAATGGCGTAACGAGATGGGAGCTGTCTCGAAGAGGGATCCAGTGAAATTGTAGTGGAGGTGAAAATTCCTCCTACCCGCGGCAAGACGGAAAGACCCCGTGGACCTTTACTACAGCTTGACACTGCTATTGGGATAAAGATGTGCAGGATAGGTGGGAGGCTTTGAGTATATGACGCCAGTTGTATATGAGCCATTGTTGAGATACCACTCTTCTTTATTCTGATAGCTAACTGGCATGAGTTATCCTCATGCAGGACAATGTCTGGTGGGTAGTTTGACTGGGGCGGTCGCCTCCCAAAATGTAACGGAGGCTTACAAAGGTTGGCTCAGAACGGTTGGAAATCGTTCGTAGAGTATAAAGGTATAAGCCAGCTTAACTGCAAGACGTACATGTCAAGCAGGGACGAAAGTCGGTCTTAGTGATCCGGTGGTTCTGTGTGGAAGGGCCATCGCTCAAAGGATAAAAGGTACCCCGGGGATAACAGGCTGATCTCCCCCAAGAGCTCACATCGACGGGGAGGTTTGGCACCTCGATGTCGGCTCATCGCATCCTGGGGCTGGAGCAGGTCCCAAGGGTATGGCTGTTCGCCATTTAAAGCGGTACGCGAGCTGGGTTCAGAACGTCGTGAGACAGTTCGGTCCCTATCTGCCGTGGGCGTAAGAAGATTGAGGAGAGTTGACCCTAGTACGAGAGGACCGGGTTGAACGAACCACTGGTGTACGAGTTGTCCTGCCAAGGGCATCGCTCGGTAGCTACGTTCGGATGTGATAAGAGCTGAAAGCATCTAAGCTCGAAGCCAACTCCAAGATGAATCTTCTTTTAAGAGCTCTAGTAGACTACTAGTTTGATAGGCTGGGTGTGTAATTGATGAAAGTCATTTAGCTGACCAGTACTAATAGCTCGTTTGCTTATCTTTTTAAGCATCACTTCCTTGTTAAGGGTAAAACCTTATACAAGAAAAGATTGTTTAATAAAACAAGCTTTACTCTTAACGATATAATTTAACACAAACAGTGTTAAATAAGAGATTACACAAATAATCACTAATCTTTTATTTAACACTGCTCGTGGCTATACAGACGAGGAAACGCCTTGCTCCATCTCGAACCAAGAAGCTAAGCTCGTCCTGGCTGATGATACTCTCTCTTACTGAGATGTTGGGAAAGTAAGTCGCTGCGAGCTTTGTTTATTCTTTCTTTTTATAAATCCAATTAATATTATTTATTATATATCTTTATTTCTTATTCTTTTTTATGTTTTTTTATTTAATAAATTTAAAATATTTTTTATTCTTTTATGTTATTGTGTTTTACTTGGTTGTGATTAATATACAAGTGGTATATTTTATTGATTGTGGATAATTGTTTTTTATTCTTTTTTATTTTAATCATTTAAATTCTTGTTGTTTAATAGCTAGATGGTAGGTTTTTTATAAATTGAGGATATAGTTTATGAGGAATTTTAACAGCTCAATTAGCACAGAATTTAATCTAAAAGGTTATGATTATAATCCATATAAAAATAATTAGGAATAAATTTATTAGAATATAATAATTATAAAATGTGCTAACAAAATAAAAGAGTGAGCAGATAAATCAAATTTACAAA
This genomic window contains:
- the mobA gene encoding molybdenum cofactor guanylyltransferase, with amino-acid sequence MGHSCGDNGCDGFLLMKQQQSCVVLAGGKSSRMGVDKALMPFKDKASLSAYVTDKLSNIFKEVYISTKTNKFNNAELNQSIKFIADESNESSPMIALASILHHFNEPVFIQPVDMPFLKPESIKDMSKLKDDFEIVIACEAEIDHVLCGYFSPSVADKAKKLAKDGKHKIKELLKICDVVRVELSGDDEGINLNNPDDLKKALRYE
- a CDS encoding DNA ligase — protein: MNKILKLIVVVFICIQSIQAIELMKLGVYKDQNITGWYASEKLDGIRAYWDGKNLLSRQGKVIKAPKYFLKTLPDFALDGELYTKRNEFEKIQTIVMDQIPNEKEWKNITYYIFDAPNANGGLIERLKVVQDYIDKNSNNNDIKNHIKLIPQKLITSKKELDSFLDEIVSSEGEGVVIREPNSVYIKSRSNLNLKYKRFIDSECKVISINKGSGKYKDLMGSITCELSNKIRFKIGSGFSDYIRKNPPKIGSIITFKYQNLTKNGIPRFATFLRVRKD
- a CDS encoding phospholipase A codes for the protein MNKSLFILFVFSFYLFANDSSKFKLANELEKAGDIKGAMSIYKSLAAKNIKKDSRSEEYIKSDTINNSKAKDEALFRELFAGSSISFHELNYLLLGTYASSVPNNDRQKFETKFNISIKKPIEISLLPKWANLYMAYSQTSWWQTGKHSSPFRETNYRPEVFMRLYTNNERINSFDIGVLHESNGLGKDKSRSWNRVYASSKLNFSNLSITPRVWYHIGDLSDNKDIYRYLGYGDIQARYTTKNISFELLLRNNFRIKDNKGAVQASLIFPLFGGILGYLQYFNGYSESLIDYNHSTNKIGIGFTLLR